The Acanthopagrus latus isolate v.2019 chromosome 13, fAcaLat1.1, whole genome shotgun sequence genome contains a region encoding:
- the taf1 gene encoding transcription initiation factor TFIID subunit 1 isoform X7 — MSDSDSDDEQGRPFSLTGFLFGNINEDGQLEDDSVLDNESKKHLAGLGTLGLGSLITEITANEEEDQEEGRDSGSVDAAGWVKSTDDAVDYSDISEVAEDETKKYRQAMGSLQPSRKTDDEDDYDADCEDIDSKLMPPPPPPTLPTSAKKDEPSPQNTNVGEEGDGIILPSIIAPSSTADKVDFSSSSDSESETDRPCQGMGAGGKPDSLTLPLAGIMQKDAAKALPGVTELFPEFRPGKVLRFLRLFGPGKNMPSVWRSARRKKKRKHRDPQPGTPPPEGEPTEQSQEKTSGWIYEYAPPPPPEQCLSDDEITMMAPVESKFSQTCGDGDKEAESRPKVAEWRYGPAQLWYDMLGVSEDGSNFNYGFKLKEKQSSEPEKQDAPQEIIEPVPEIIMQDSNDGDNSDNDEEDGDADKKKHALENELFLMVTQLQWEDDIIWNGEDIKHKGTKTQRASLAGWLPSSMTRNANAYNAQQGLTRSNSQLVPPTPPPMPKVSSISGSKREKNSHDSQASHEEDSPWFSIFPIDNEELVYGRWEDNIIWDDQEMDHLLMPPVLTLDPNDENIILEIPNEKEEMTSHSPSKENKKETAIKKSRILLGKTGVIKDEPQQVSRLIRNMSQPEVKDPWNLSNDEFYYPKQQGLRGTFGGNIIQHSIPALELRQPFFPTHMGPMKLRQFHRPTLKKYSFGALAQPGPHPVQPLLKHIKKKAKMREQERQASGGGDMFFMRTPQDLTGKDGDLILAEYSEEYAPLIMQVGMATKIKNYYKRKPGKDPGAPDCKYGETVYCHTSPFLGSLHPGQLLQAFENNLFRAPIYLHKMPETDFLVLRTRHGYYIRELVDIIVVGQECPLYEVPGPNSKRANTHIRDFLQVFIYRLFWKSKDRPRRIRMEDIKKAFPSHSESSIRKRLKLCADFKRTGMDSNWWVLKPDFRLPTEEEIRAMVSPEQCCAYYSMLVAEQRLKDAGYGEKSFFAPEEENEEDFQMKIDDEVRTAPWNTTRAFISAMKGKCLLEVTGVADPTGCGEGFSYVKVPNKPTQQKDDKEPQPAKKTVTGTDADLRRLSLKNAKQLLRKFGVPEEEIKKLSRWEVIDVVRTMSTEQARSGEGPMSKFARGSRFSVAEHQERYKEECQRIFDLQNKVLESTEVLSTDTDSSSAEDSDFEEMGKNIENMLQNKKTSSQLSREREEQERKELQRMLMGEESDRDNKGRKERRKGLSSALSTSSHKDDDTSSVTSLNSSATGKRLKIYRTFKDEDGKEYVRCETVRKASVIDAYLRIRTTKDDEFIRKFALFDEQHREEMRKERRRIQEQLRRLKRNQEKDKIKGPPEKKAKKVKERPDLKLKCGACGAIGHMRTNKFCPLYYQTNAPPSNPVAMTEEQEEELEKTVIHNDNEELIKVEGTKIVLGKQLIESADEVRRKSLVLKFPKQQLPPKKKRRVGSAVHCDYLNKPHKAIHRRRTDPMVTLSSVLESIINDMRDHPNTYPFHTPVNAKVVKDYYKIITRPMDLQTLRENVRKRMYPSREEFREAVEVIVKNSATYNGAKHPITQVAQSMLDLCDAKLKEKEDRLVRLEKAINPLLDDDDQVAFSFILDNIVTQKMMVVPDSWPFHHPVNKKFVPDYYKVIINPMDLESIRKNISKHKYQNRDAFLSDVSHIHTNSIKYNGADSPYTKTALEIVNVCKQTLAEYDEHLTQLEKDISTAKEAALDAADLECLDPMTPGPYTPQPADLFDSGASGSLPREPSSLFSEGPLVVAPEKRGGQVWRETETRRAAICHPASNYPQSTQLHYRLMLKLFLTLEHYRYDYSVN; from the exons ATGTCGGACTCCGACAGTGACGACGAGCAAGGTCGCCCTTTCTCTCTAACTGGCTTCCTCTTTGGAAACATCAACGAGGATGGACAGCTAGAGGATGACAGCGTTCTGGACAAT GAGTCCAAAAAGCATTTGGCTGGTTTGGGTACTCTGGGTCTGGGCTCACTCATCACAGAGATCACTGCCAATGAGGAGGAAGACCAAGAGGAAGGCAGAGACTCTGGTAGTGTTGATGCAGCAG GTTGGGTGAAAAGTACTGATGATGCAGTTGATTATTCTGACATCAGTGAGGTCGCTGAGGATGAGACAAAGAAGTATCGGCAGGCCATGGggtctctgcagcccagcaGGAAAACAG ATGATGAGGATGACTACGATGCAGACTGCGAGGACATTGATTCCAAGCTCatgcctcctccaccaccaccaactcTTCCAACATCTGCTAAGAAAGATGAACCCTCCCCTCAGAACACAAATG TTGGAGAAGAGGGTGATGGCATCATCCTTCCCTCCATCATTGCGCCATCCTCTACTGCTGATAAGGTTGACTTTAGCAGCTCCTCAGACTCTGAGTCAGAAACTGACCGTCCCTGTCAGGGCATGGGGGCTGGAGGAAAACCAGATAGTCTCACCCTCCCTCTTGCTGGCATCATGCAGAAAGATGCTGCCAAAGCACTGCCAGGTGTCACAGAGCTTTTCCCAGAGTTCAGGCCTGGAAAG GTGCTTAGGTTCTTACGGCTGTTCGGTCCTGGAAAGAACATGCCATCAGTTTGGAGGAGCGCCCGCAGGAAGAAGAAGCGGAAGCACCGAGACCCTCAGCCGGGGACCCCTCCTCCAGAAGGAGAACCCACCGAGCAGAGTCAGGAGAAGACATCTGGATGGATTTACGAGTAcgccccccctccacccccggAGCAGTGTCTCTCTGATGATGAG ATAACCATGATGGCTCCAGTAGAATCAAAGTTCTCGCAGACTTGTGGTGATGGAGACAAGGAGGCCGAGTCTCGACCTAAAGTAGCAGAATGGAGATACGGTCCAGCCCAGCTGTGGTACGATATGCTCGGCGTCTCTGAGGATGGAAGCAACTTCAACTACGGGTTCAAGCTAAAAGAAAAGCAGTCCAGTGAGCCTGAGAAGCAAGACGCACCTCAAGAAATAATAGAGCCTGTCCCAGAG ATTATAATGCAAGACAGCAATGATGGAGACAACAGTGATAatgatgaagaagatggagaTGCCGATAAGAAGAAACACGCCCTTGAGAATGAGCTCTTCCTGATGGTCACTCAACTGCAATGGGAGGACGATATTATCTGGAATGGGGAGGATATAAAACACAAGGGCACCAAGACTCAGCGAGCCAGTTTGGCAGGGTGGCTGCCTTCTAGCATGACCCGCAATGCCAATGCATATAATGCACAACAGG GTCTGACAAGAAGTAATTCCCAGTTGGTGCCACCGACGCCTCCACCCATGCCCAAAGTTTCTTCAATCTCTGGCTCTAAACGAGAAAAAAATAGCCATGATAGTCAAG CCTCTCATGAAGAAGACTCTCCCTGGTTCTCCATCTTCCCCATCGACAATGAGGAGCTGGTGTACGGTCGCTGGGAAGATAACATTATCTGGGATGACCAGGAGATGGATCACCTGCTCATGCCACCTGTTCTCACACTGGATccaaatgatgaaaatattatCCTAG AGATTCCCAATGAAAAGGAGGAGATGACGTCGCACTCCCCATCAAAGGAGAACAAGAAGGAAACGGCAATCAAAAAGAGTCGAATCCTGCTGGGCAAAACCGGAGTCATTAAAGACGAGCCACAGCAGGTTAGCCGCCTCATCAGG AACATGTCCCAGCCTGAAGTGAAGGACCCCTGGAACCTCTCCAATGATGAATTCTACTATCCTAAACAGCAGGGCCTGAGGGGGACCTTCGGTGGCAACATCATTCAG CACTCCATCCCGGCGCTGGAGCTGAGGCAGCCCTTCTTCCCCACTCACATGGGACCCATGAAGCTGCGGCAATTTCATCGACCGACTCTGAAGAAGTACTCGTTTGGAGCTTTGGCTCAGCCCGGTCCCCATCCTGTCCAGCCGCTGCTCAAACACATAAAGAAGAAGGCCAAG aTGCGCGAGCAGGAGCGGCAGGCGTCAGGAGGTGGAGACATGTTCTTCATGCGAACTCCACAGGACTTGACAGGCAAAGATGGAGATCTGATCCTGGCTGAGTACAGTGAAGAATATGCTCCTCTCATCATGCAAGTCGGCATGGCCACCAAGATAAAAAACTACTACAAAAGG AAACCTGGAAAGGATCCTGGAGCACCCGACTGTAAATATGGAGAGACTGTGTACTGCCACACATCCCCGTTCCTGGGTTCTCTGCATCCTGGACAGCTGCTCCAG GCTTTTGAAAACAATCTTTTCCGCGCTCCAATCTACCTGCACAAGATGCCAGAAACTGATTTCTTGGTCCTGCGAACGCGACACGGCTACTACATACGAGAGCTTGTGGACATTATCGTAGTTGGTCAGGAGTGCCCGTTGTATGAGGTTCCAGGTCCCAACTCCAAACGAGCAAACACTCACATCCGAGACTTCCTACag GTGTTCATCTACCGCTTGTTCTGGAAGAGCAAAGATCGGCCCCGGAGGATCCGCATGGAAGATATAAAGAAAGCGTTCCCCTCTCATTCAGAGAGCAGCATCAGGAAACGACTAAAACTCTGTGCTGACTTCAAACGTACAG GGATGGACTCTAACTGGTGGGTGCTGAAGCCTGACTTCAGATTGCCtacagaggaggagatcagGGCCATGGTCTCTCCGGAGCAGTGCTGCGCTTACTATAGCATGCTGGTGGCAGAGCAGAGGCTCAAG GATGCTGGATACGGGGAGAAATCCTTCTTTGCTCCAGAGGAAGAGAACGAGGAGGACTTTCAAATGAAGATTGATGACGAG GTGCGGACAGCTCCGTGGAACACAACAAGGGCCTTCATTTCTGCCATGAAGGGGAAGTGCCTGTTGGAGGTCACAGGTGTGGCTGACCCTACAGGCTGTGGAGAGGGTTTCTCTTATGTCAAAGTGCCGAACAAGCCCACTCAACAAAAG GATGACAAAGAGCCACAGCCTGCCAAGAAGACAGTGACGGGAACAGACGCTGACCTGAGGAGACTCTCGCTGAAGAATGCCAAGCAGCTGCTGCGCAAGTTTGGTGTTCCAGAGGAAGAG ATCAAGAAGCTCTCACGTTGGGAGGTGATTGATGTGGTGAGAACCATGTCCACAGAGCAGGCGCGTTCAGGTGAGGGACCCATGAGCAAGTTCGCCAGAGGCTCTCGTTTCTCTGTTGCCGAACACCAGGAGCGCTACAAAGAGGAATGCCAGAGGATCTTTGACCTGCAGAACAA AGTGTTGGAGTCGACGGAGGTGCTCTCcacagacactgacagcagctcagcagaggaCAGCGACTTCGAGGAGATGGGGAAGAATATTGAGAACATGCTGCAGAACAAGAAGACCAGCTCACAGCTTTCCCGCGAGAGGGAAGAGCAAGAGCGCAAGGAACTGCAGAGGATGCTGATGGGCGAGGAGAGCGATCGTGACAACAAGGGCCGCAAGGAGCGGCGCAAAGGCTTGT CCAGCGCCTTATCCACCAGCTCCCACAAGGATGACGACACGTCCTCCGTCACCAGCTTGAACTCCTCGGCCACCGGGAAGCGACTGAAGATCTATCGCACCTTCAAGGATGAGGACGGCAAAGAATATGTCCGCTGTGAGACAGTACGCAAGGCGTCAGTCATCGACGCCTACCTCAGGATCAGAACCACCAAGGATGATGAATTCAT ACGGAAGTTCGCCCTCTTCgatgagcagcacagagaggagatgaggaaggaGCGCCGGCGTAttcaggagcagctgaggaggcTGAAGAGAAACCAAGAGAAAGACAAGATCAAGGGACCCCCAGAGAAGAAGGCCAAGAAGGTCAAAGAGAGACCAGACCTCAAG CTAAAGTGCGGCGCATGTGGAGCCATCGGACACATGAGGACCAACAAGTTCTGCCCGCTATACTATCAGACCAACGCCCCTCCTTCTAACCCAGTCGCCATGacagaggagcaagaggaggagctggaaaaaaCGGTCATCCACAATGACAATGAGGAACTGATCAAGGTGGAGGGCACCAAGATCGTGCTGGGCAAACAGCTCATCGAGAG TGCTGATGAGGTTCGCAGGAAGTCCTTAGTGCTCAAGTTCCCCAAGCAACAGCTCccaccaaagaagaagagacgtGTAGGCAGCGCTGTGCACTGCGATTACCTCAAT AAACCACACAAGGCCATCCACCGCAGACGCACTGACCCCATGGTGACCTTGTCTTCTGTGCTAGAGAGCATCATCAATGACATGCGGGATCACCCCAAC ACGTATCCCTTCCACACACCAGTCAATGCCAAGGTGGTGAAGGACTACTATAAGATCATCACGCGGCCCATGGACCTGCAGACGCTGAGGGAGAATGTACGGAAGCGAATGTACCCATCTCGGGAGGAGTTCCGCGAAGCAGTGGAAGTTATCGTCAAAAACAGCGCCACCTACAATG GTGCGAAACATCCGATAACACAAGTAGCACAGTCCATGCTCGACCTGTGCGATGCTAAATTAAAAGAG aaagaGGACAGGCTGGTGAGGCTGGAGAAAGCCATCAACCCCTTGCTGGATGACGATGATCAGGTGGCCTTCTCCTTCATCCTTGACAACATCGTGACCCAGAAGATGATGGTGGTGCCTGAT TCCTGGCCGTTTCACCATCCTGTCAACAAAAAGTTTGTGCCCGATTATTATAAGGTGATCATAAACCCCATGGATCTGGAGAGCATCCGCAAG AACATCTCGAAACACAAATATCAGAATCGAGATGCATTCCTGTCAGACGTCAGTCACATCCACACCAACAGTATTAAGTACAATG GTGCCGACAGTCCGTACACCAAGACAGCCCTGGAGATTGTTAATGTGTGCAAGCAAACCTTGGCAGAG TATGACGAGCACCTGACCCAGCTGGAGAAGGACATCTCGACTGCTAAAGAAGCAGCTCTTGATGCAGCAGACTTGGAGTGTTTGGACCCAATGACACCTGGACCGTACACACCGCAG CCTGCTGATCTGTTTGACAGCGGTGCTTCAGGGAGTCTGCCCAGAGAGCCCAGCAGCCTGTTCTCTGAGGGACCTCTAGTGGTTGCTccagagaagagaggggggCAGgtatggagagagacagaaacgaGGCGTGCAGCTATATGTCACCCCGCCTCAAACTATCCTCAGAGCACCCAGCTTCATTACAGGCTCATGTTAAAGTTGTTTCTGACACTAGAACATTACAGATACGATTACAGTGTAAACTGA
- the taf1 gene encoding transcription initiation factor TFIID subunit 1 isoform X6, whose protein sequence is MSDSDSDDEQGRPFSLTGFLFGNINEDGQLEDDSVLDNESKKHLAGLGTLGLGSLITEITANEEEDQEEGRDSGSVDAAGWVKSTDDAVDYSDISEVAEDETKKYRQAMGSLQPSRKTDDEDDYDADCEDIDSKLMPPPPPPTLPTSAKKDEPSPQNTNVGEEGDGIILPSIIAPSSTADKVDFSSSSDSESETDRPCQGMGAGGKPDSLTLPLAGIMQKDAAKALPGVTELFPEFRPGKVLRFLRLFGPGKNMPSVWRSARRKKKRKHRDPQPGTPPPEGEPTEQSQEKTSGWIYEYAPPPPPEQCLSDDEITMMAPVESKFSQTCGDGDKEAESRPKVAEWRYGPAQLWYDMLGVSEDGSNFNYGFKLKEKQSSEPEKQDAPQEIIEPVPEIIMQDSNDGDNSDNDEEDGDADKKKHALENELFLMVTQLQWEDDIIWNGEDIKHKGTKTQRASLAGWLPSSMTRNANAYNAQQGLTRSNSQLVPPTPPPMPKVSSISGSKREKNSHDSQASHEEDSPWFSIFPIDNEELVYGRWEDNIIWDDQEMDHLLMPPVLTLDPNDENIILEIPNEKEEMTSHSPSKENKKETAIKKSRILLGKTGVIKDEPQQVSRLIRNMSQPEVKDPWNLSNDEFYYPKQQGLRGTFGGNIIQHSIPALELRQPFFPTHMGPMKLRQFHRPTLKKYSFGALAQPGPHPVQPLLKHIKKKAKMREQERQASGGGDMFFMRTPQDLTGKDGDLILAEYSEEYAPLIMQVGMATKIKNYYKRKPGKDPGAPDCKYGETVYCHTSPFLGSLHPGQLLQAFENNLFRAPIYLHKMPETDFLVLRTRHGYYIRELVDIIVVGQECPLYEVPGPNSKRANTHIRDFLQVFIYRLFWKSKDRPRRIRMEDIKKAFPSHSESSIRKRLKLCADFKRTGMDSNWWVLKPDFRLPTEEEIRAMVSPEQCCAYYSMLVAEQRLKDAGYGEKSFFAPEEENEEDFQMKIDDEVRTAPWNTTRAFISAMKGKCLLEVTGVADPTGCGEGFSYVKVPNKPTQQKDDKEPQPAKKTVTGTDADLRRLSLKNAKQLLRKFGVPEEEIKKLSRWEVIDVVRTMSTEQARSGEGPMSKFARGSRFSVAEHQERYKEECQRIFDLQNKVLESTEVLSTDTDSSSAEDSDFEEMGKNIENMLQNKKTSSQLSREREEQERKELQRMLMGEESDRDNKGRKERRKGLSSALSTSSHKDDDTSSVTSLNSSATGKRLKIYRTFKDEDGKEYVRCETVRKASVIDAYLRIRTTKDDEFIRKFALFDEQHREEMRKERRRIQEQLRRLKRNQEKDKIKGPPEKKAKKVKERPDLKVKLKCGACGAIGHMRTNKFCPLYYQTNAPPSNPVAMTEEQEEELEKTVIHNDNEELIKVEGTKIVLGKQLIESADEVRRKSLVLKFPKQQLPPKKKRRVGSAVHCDYLNKPHKAIHRRRTDPMVTLSSVLESIINDMRDHPNTYPFHTPVNAKVVKDYYKIITRPMDLQTLRENVRKRMYPSREEFREAVEVIVKNSATYNGAKHPITQVAQSMLDLCDAKLKEKEDRLVRLEKAINPLLDDDDQVAFSFILDNIVTQKMMVVPDSWPFHHPVNKKFVPDYYKVIINPMDLESIRKNISKHKYQNRDAFLSDVSHIHTNSIKYNGADSPYTKTALEIVNVCKQTLAEYDEHLTQLEKDISTAKEAALDAADLECLDPMTPGPYTPQPADLFDSGASGSLPREPSSLFSEGPLVVAPEKRGGQVWRETETRRAAICHPASNYPQSTQLHYRLMLKLFLTLEHYRYDYSVN, encoded by the exons ATGTCGGACTCCGACAGTGACGACGAGCAAGGTCGCCCTTTCTCTCTAACTGGCTTCCTCTTTGGAAACATCAACGAGGATGGACAGCTAGAGGATGACAGCGTTCTGGACAAT GAGTCCAAAAAGCATTTGGCTGGTTTGGGTACTCTGGGTCTGGGCTCACTCATCACAGAGATCACTGCCAATGAGGAGGAAGACCAAGAGGAAGGCAGAGACTCTGGTAGTGTTGATGCAGCAG GTTGGGTGAAAAGTACTGATGATGCAGTTGATTATTCTGACATCAGTGAGGTCGCTGAGGATGAGACAAAGAAGTATCGGCAGGCCATGGggtctctgcagcccagcaGGAAAACAG ATGATGAGGATGACTACGATGCAGACTGCGAGGACATTGATTCCAAGCTCatgcctcctccaccaccaccaactcTTCCAACATCTGCTAAGAAAGATGAACCCTCCCCTCAGAACACAAATG TTGGAGAAGAGGGTGATGGCATCATCCTTCCCTCCATCATTGCGCCATCCTCTACTGCTGATAAGGTTGACTTTAGCAGCTCCTCAGACTCTGAGTCAGAAACTGACCGTCCCTGTCAGGGCATGGGGGCTGGAGGAAAACCAGATAGTCTCACCCTCCCTCTTGCTGGCATCATGCAGAAAGATGCTGCCAAAGCACTGCCAGGTGTCACAGAGCTTTTCCCAGAGTTCAGGCCTGGAAAG GTGCTTAGGTTCTTACGGCTGTTCGGTCCTGGAAAGAACATGCCATCAGTTTGGAGGAGCGCCCGCAGGAAGAAGAAGCGGAAGCACCGAGACCCTCAGCCGGGGACCCCTCCTCCAGAAGGAGAACCCACCGAGCAGAGTCAGGAGAAGACATCTGGATGGATTTACGAGTAcgccccccctccacccccggAGCAGTGTCTCTCTGATGATGAG ATAACCATGATGGCTCCAGTAGAATCAAAGTTCTCGCAGACTTGTGGTGATGGAGACAAGGAGGCCGAGTCTCGACCTAAAGTAGCAGAATGGAGATACGGTCCAGCCCAGCTGTGGTACGATATGCTCGGCGTCTCTGAGGATGGAAGCAACTTCAACTACGGGTTCAAGCTAAAAGAAAAGCAGTCCAGTGAGCCTGAGAAGCAAGACGCACCTCAAGAAATAATAGAGCCTGTCCCAGAG ATTATAATGCAAGACAGCAATGATGGAGACAACAGTGATAatgatgaagaagatggagaTGCCGATAAGAAGAAACACGCCCTTGAGAATGAGCTCTTCCTGATGGTCACTCAACTGCAATGGGAGGACGATATTATCTGGAATGGGGAGGATATAAAACACAAGGGCACCAAGACTCAGCGAGCCAGTTTGGCAGGGTGGCTGCCTTCTAGCATGACCCGCAATGCCAATGCATATAATGCACAACAGG GTCTGACAAGAAGTAATTCCCAGTTGGTGCCACCGACGCCTCCACCCATGCCCAAAGTTTCTTCAATCTCTGGCTCTAAACGAGAAAAAAATAGCCATGATAGTCAAG CCTCTCATGAAGAAGACTCTCCCTGGTTCTCCATCTTCCCCATCGACAATGAGGAGCTGGTGTACGGTCGCTGGGAAGATAACATTATCTGGGATGACCAGGAGATGGATCACCTGCTCATGCCACCTGTTCTCACACTGGATccaaatgatgaaaatattatCCTAG AGATTCCCAATGAAAAGGAGGAGATGACGTCGCACTCCCCATCAAAGGAGAACAAGAAGGAAACGGCAATCAAAAAGAGTCGAATCCTGCTGGGCAAAACCGGAGTCATTAAAGACGAGCCACAGCAGGTTAGCCGCCTCATCAGG AACATGTCCCAGCCTGAAGTGAAGGACCCCTGGAACCTCTCCAATGATGAATTCTACTATCCTAAACAGCAGGGCCTGAGGGGGACCTTCGGTGGCAACATCATTCAG CACTCCATCCCGGCGCTGGAGCTGAGGCAGCCCTTCTTCCCCACTCACATGGGACCCATGAAGCTGCGGCAATTTCATCGACCGACTCTGAAGAAGTACTCGTTTGGAGCTTTGGCTCAGCCCGGTCCCCATCCTGTCCAGCCGCTGCTCAAACACATAAAGAAGAAGGCCAAG aTGCGCGAGCAGGAGCGGCAGGCGTCAGGAGGTGGAGACATGTTCTTCATGCGAACTCCACAGGACTTGACAGGCAAAGATGGAGATCTGATCCTGGCTGAGTACAGTGAAGAATATGCTCCTCTCATCATGCAAGTCGGCATGGCCACCAAGATAAAAAACTACTACAAAAGG AAACCTGGAAAGGATCCTGGAGCACCCGACTGTAAATATGGAGAGACTGTGTACTGCCACACATCCCCGTTCCTGGGTTCTCTGCATCCTGGACAGCTGCTCCAG GCTTTTGAAAACAATCTTTTCCGCGCTCCAATCTACCTGCACAAGATGCCAGAAACTGATTTCTTGGTCCTGCGAACGCGACACGGCTACTACATACGAGAGCTTGTGGACATTATCGTAGTTGGTCAGGAGTGCCCGTTGTATGAGGTTCCAGGTCCCAACTCCAAACGAGCAAACACTCACATCCGAGACTTCCTACag GTGTTCATCTACCGCTTGTTCTGGAAGAGCAAAGATCGGCCCCGGAGGATCCGCATGGAAGATATAAAGAAAGCGTTCCCCTCTCATTCAGAGAGCAGCATCAGGAAACGACTAAAACTCTGTGCTGACTTCAAACGTACAG GGATGGACTCTAACTGGTGGGTGCTGAAGCCTGACTTCAGATTGCCtacagaggaggagatcagGGCCATGGTCTCTCCGGAGCAGTGCTGCGCTTACTATAGCATGCTGGTGGCAGAGCAGAGGCTCAAG GATGCTGGATACGGGGAGAAATCCTTCTTTGCTCCAGAGGAAGAGAACGAGGAGGACTTTCAAATGAAGATTGATGACGAG GTGCGGACAGCTCCGTGGAACACAACAAGGGCCTTCATTTCTGCCATGAAGGGGAAGTGCCTGTTGGAGGTCACAGGTGTGGCTGACCCTACAGGCTGTGGAGAGGGTTTCTCTTATGTCAAAGTGCCGAACAAGCCCACTCAACAAAAG GATGACAAAGAGCCACAGCCTGCCAAGAAGACAGTGACGGGAACAGACGCTGACCTGAGGAGACTCTCGCTGAAGAATGCCAAGCAGCTGCTGCGCAAGTTTGGTGTTCCAGAGGAAGAG ATCAAGAAGCTCTCACGTTGGGAGGTGATTGATGTGGTGAGAACCATGTCCACAGAGCAGGCGCGTTCAGGTGAGGGACCCATGAGCAAGTTCGCCAGAGGCTCTCGTTTCTCTGTTGCCGAACACCAGGAGCGCTACAAAGAGGAATGCCAGAGGATCTTTGACCTGCAGAACAA AGTGTTGGAGTCGACGGAGGTGCTCTCcacagacactgacagcagctcagcagaggaCAGCGACTTCGAGGAGATGGGGAAGAATATTGAGAACATGCTGCAGAACAAGAAGACCAGCTCACAGCTTTCCCGCGAGAGGGAAGAGCAAGAGCGCAAGGAACTGCAGAGGATGCTGATGGGCGAGGAGAGCGATCGTGACAACAAGGGCCGCAAGGAGCGGCGCAAAGGCTTGT CCAGCGCCTTATCCACCAGCTCCCACAAGGATGACGACACGTCCTCCGTCACCAGCTTGAACTCCTCGGCCACCGGGAAGCGACTGAAGATCTATCGCACCTTCAAGGATGAGGACGGCAAAGAATATGTCCGCTGTGAGACAGTACGCAAGGCGTCAGTCATCGACGCCTACCTCAGGATCAGAACCACCAAGGATGATGAATTCAT ACGGAAGTTCGCCCTCTTCgatgagcagcacagagaggagatgaggaaggaGCGCCGGCGTAttcaggagcagctgaggaggcTGAAGAGAAACCAAGAGAAAGACAAGATCAAGGGACCCCCAGAGAAGAAGGCCAAGAAGGTCAAAGAGAGACCAGACCTCAAGGTAAAA CTAAAGTGCGGCGCATGTGGAGCCATCGGACACATGAGGACCAACAAGTTCTGCCCGCTATACTATCAGACCAACGCCCCTCCTTCTAACCCAGTCGCCATGacagaggagcaagaggaggagctggaaaaaaCGGTCATCCACAATGACAATGAGGAACTGATCAAGGTGGAGGGCACCAAGATCGTGCTGGGCAAACAGCTCATCGAGAG TGCTGATGAGGTTCGCAGGAAGTCCTTAGTGCTCAAGTTCCCCAAGCAACAGCTCccaccaaagaagaagagacgtGTAGGCAGCGCTGTGCACTGCGATTACCTCAAT AAACCACACAAGGCCATCCACCGCAGACGCACTGACCCCATGGTGACCTTGTCTTCTGTGCTAGAGAGCATCATCAATGACATGCGGGATCACCCCAAC ACGTATCCCTTCCACACACCAGTCAATGCCAAGGTGGTGAAGGACTACTATAAGATCATCACGCGGCCCATGGACCTGCAGACGCTGAGGGAGAATGTACGGAAGCGAATGTACCCATCTCGGGAGGAGTTCCGCGAAGCAGTGGAAGTTATCGTCAAAAACAGCGCCACCTACAATG GTGCGAAACATCCGATAACACAAGTAGCACAGTCCATGCTCGACCTGTGCGATGCTAAATTAAAAGAG aaagaGGACAGGCTGGTGAGGCTGGAGAAAGCCATCAACCCCTTGCTGGATGACGATGATCAGGTGGCCTTCTCCTTCATCCTTGACAACATCGTGACCCAGAAGATGATGGTGGTGCCTGAT TCCTGGCCGTTTCACCATCCTGTCAACAAAAAGTTTGTGCCCGATTATTATAAGGTGATCATAAACCCCATGGATCTGGAGAGCATCCGCAAG AACATCTCGAAACACAAATATCAGAATCGAGATGCATTCCTGTCAGACGTCAGTCACATCCACACCAACAGTATTAAGTACAATG GTGCCGACAGTCCGTACACCAAGACAGCCCTGGAGATTGTTAATGTGTGCAAGCAAACCTTGGCAGAG TATGACGAGCACCTGACCCAGCTGGAGAAGGACATCTCGACTGCTAAAGAAGCAGCTCTTGATGCAGCAGACTTGGAGTGTTTGGACCCAATGACACCTGGACCGTACACACCGCAG CCTGCTGATCTGTTTGACAGCGGTGCTTCAGGGAGTCTGCCCAGAGAGCCCAGCAGCCTGTTCTCTGAGGGACCTCTAGTGGTTGCTccagagaagagaggggggCAGgtatggagagagacagaaacgaGGCGTGCAGCTATATGTCACCCCGCCTCAAACTATCCTCAGAGCACCCAGCTTCATTACAGGCTCATGTTAAAGTTGTTTCTGACACTAGAACATTACAGATACGATTACAGTGTAAACTGA